The following DNA comes from Cololabis saira isolate AMF1-May2022 chromosome 7, fColSai1.1, whole genome shotgun sequence.
GCCGAGTTAATCTTAACAAAAACCTTGGATCGGGAGCAAAAAGCGGTTCATAATTTAATACTGACGGCCGTAGATGGAGGAAAACCTGCTCGATCTGGTACTGCTAGCGTTATTGTCCGCGTTTTGGATACAAATGATAATGCTCCTACATTTGACGAATCAGTttacaatataaaaataatggaaAATTCTCCGATTGGAAGTCTCGTTATTCATCTCAACGCAACGGATTTGGATGAAGGATCAAACTCGGATATAACATACTCATATAGTTTATATACGTctgaaaaaacacaagaaacgtTTCATCTCAATCCATCTACTGGTGAAATTACTGTTAAAGGAATGTTGAATTATGAGGATTTCAGGATTTATGATATGGAAGTTATAGCAACAGATAAAGGAGCCAACAGTTTATCAGGACAATGTACCATAAAGATTGTAGTTGAAGACATGAATGACAACCACCCAGAATTATCTATCAAATCATTTCAAAGTCCAGTCAGTGAAAACATTGAGTTAGACACAGTGATAGCTGTAGTTAGTATCAGTGATAAAGACTCAGGTGATAATGGAAAGGTTGATCTGCATATTCCAGGTAACATGCCTTTCAAACTGAGGGAGTCCTCTGATAACTATTATGAGTTAGTGGTGTCAGAGCCATTAGACCGTGAGAAGGTCCCAGAATATGACATCACGTTCACAGTCACAGACAGAGGTTCTCCTCCTTTATCTGACAATGAGACTATGACTTTAGAGCTGCTGGATGTTAATGACAATGTTCCACAGTTCCCCCAGTCGTTTTATACGATACGTGTAATGGAGAATAACGCACCTGGAGCCCTGCTCAGTTCACTCACTGCGTTTGACCCTGATCTCCATGAAAACCAGTATCTAGTTTACTTCATCATAGAGAGGGAGATTGTCAACACTTCCATGTCCATGCTGTTCTCCATCAATCCAGAGAACGGTAATCTTTATGCTCTGAAAACGTTTGACTATGAGATTGAGAATgagtttcttttccacatcgaGGCCAGAGACTCAGGTTCTCCTCCACTCAGCAGTAACGTGACCGTCCACATCATTATTGTGGATCAGAACGACAATGCTCCAGTCATTGTCTCTCCATGGCGTGCACATGGCTCGGTGGTGGAGGAAAAGATCCCCAGATCCACTGATAAAGGCTCCCTGGTTGCTAAGATGATAGCCTTAGATACAGACTCGGTGCACAACTCTCGGATTACCTACCAGTTTCTACAAGTGACTGATGCCAGTTTGTTCAGTCTGGACCAATACAACGGAGAGATCCGGACTATGAGGATGTTCAGTTACAAAGATCCACGTCACCTCAGACTGGTTGTTGTTGCCAAGGACAACGGACAGCCCGCTCTCTCAGCTACAGTCACCATCAAGCTGATCACAGTGGAGACTGCTGTTAAGACCTACTCTGACATGACTGAGATGCCTCTGGAATACGACATCTTTTCAGACCTGAACCTGTATTTGCTCATCGGTCTGGGCTCAGTGTCATTTCTGCTGCTGATCACCATCCTTGTCACCATCGTGCTCAAGTGTCAGAGTCCCAAAGGCAGTAAACCGGCTCCTCCCAGCAGGAACAGTGTGATCAGTGAGAGGAACTCCACCATTGCAGACTCCACTCTGGTCTCCAACGATGCCTACTGGTACAGTCTGTTTCTAGCTGAGACCAGGAAAGGAAAGATGGTGGTTAGACAGCCTCTGCCGAAGGGCTCCCGGTACATCGTGTCCAGTTTACCAAGAGGAACTGGACTGACCGATACTAGTGACTCAGCTGCTTCCACCTTGCAGGTGAGAAACCTCTGTTAATCCCACAACTACACACACTGTAATCGGCTCCTATCTGAGTTTAATCAAACACACACTTAATctaatataaaattaaagctaTAACAAACGATTAAAGAACAATTATATCCTTATGAAAAAACGCAAAATCTTCTTATGGACATATTGTTTTTCCAGTTAtgcaaaataattttgtacatttttgtaTTCACAGTAGCAAttttaaatgtgtatttttttaacCAGGTGAAAACAATCTTCATAAATTAACTATTTCTTCGTGAATCCTTCATATTCTCCCCTCATTTTCCCATTTATCTATCATACCAGGCGTTTCCGTGGTTTCTCACACAAACATGCAATTTTACTAAAAACAAAACTTCATGGGAAAACATTTCCTTGTAGCACACAATAAAACATATCATTGAAATCATGGATAAAGGACAAATTATTAAACTTACTTGAGATTGTAAAAAGAAACTACCGAAGAGACAGGTTGCAAGAAGATAACTGAACGGAGTAAAATATTTTACTGAAGTAAAACCCAAACCAAAATCGGAGCACTTAGATTTGCgacagtaaaaaagtaaaataagttTAAATCTTGCAGACATTGAGGAAATTACCTCTCTGTTGCACAATGAGGCGCTGTACCCCAGTTTTATAAATTTGTGACATCACCATCGCCATGACAGTCTTCGCTGAAGATAATCGAGAAAAACGGGAAATGAAAAGCTGCCAGGCTTAATTCCTATGGATTTCAAAGCTTTTTCTctctatttgtttatttttccggGAAATTAATAGAGATTCCGGTTCGGGTTCAGATTCACTGGGGAACGGATTTTTAATCACGCTCATAAAAACAAAGATAGGTGATGATGGGTCTTTGCATCCTTTCTCAACAGTGGACAAGGTATGTCTCGACAATTATCTTCTTTCTTGTTACGTTAAATTCCGCTTCAGCTGTGACACACTATTCAGTCCCCGAAGAACTGGAAGAAGGCTCGGTTGTTGCAAATCTCGCTGGAGATTTGGGACTAGATGTGAAGACTCTAGTGGAGCGGAAAATGCGTCTGGAGATCATTGCA
Coding sequences within:
- the LOC133446984 gene encoding protocadherin alpha-C2-like isoform X2 is translated as MVQTYCPSHTTVASAVTMKSLKRYVLLSIHILSLFVENMSTSETHYSIPEEMKEGSIIANLATDLSLDVQALNERKMRLDIIANKKYLDVNKETGEMYVVEKIDREYICSNKLSESCYLRLEVILENPIRIFNIEVEILDMNDNAPQFRRDTIYLDISEATPKGDTFSLSNAVDPDVGTNSVKTYYLTESEHFNIKIQTGRDGSKFAELILTKTLDREQKAVHNLILTAVDGGKPARSGTASVIVRVLDTNDNAPTFDESVYNIKIMENSPIGSLVIHLNATDLDEGSNSDITYSYSLYTSEKTQETFHLNPSTGEITVKGMLNYEDFRIYDMEVIATDKGANSLSGQCTIKIVVEDMNDNHPELSIKSFQSPVSENIELDTVIAVVSISDKDSGDNGKVDLHIPGNMPFKLRESSDNYYELVVSEPLDREKVPEYDITFTVTDRGSPPLSDNETMTLELLDVNDNVPQFPQSFYTIRVMENNAPGALLSSLTAFDPDLHENQYLVYFIIEREIVNTSMSMLFSINPENGNLYALKTFDYEIENEFLFHIEARDSGSPPLSSNVTVHIIIVDQNDNAPVIVSPWRAHGSVVEEKIPRSTDKGSLVAKMIALDTDSVHNSRITYQFLQVTDASLFSLDQYNGEIRTMRMFSYKDPRHLRLVVVAKDNGQPALSATVTIKLITVETAVKTYSDMTEMPLEYDIFSDLNLYLLIGLGSVSFLLLITILVTIVLKCQSPKGSKPAPPSRNSVISERNSTIADSTLVSNDAYWYSLFLAETRKGKMVVRQPLPKGSRYIVSSLPRGTGLTDTSDSAASTLQYPK